Proteins from one Scyliorhinus canicula chromosome 6, sScyCan1.1, whole genome shotgun sequence genomic window:
- the LOC119967902 gene encoding membrane-spanning 4-domains subfamily A member 18-like, whose product MTSAASSEMWILRRELKALGATQILIGIIQLVFGVPLSVSLIYSVAGKSGVSFWTGIWYIISGSFTVELKRKQTRCIMKAGLLMNSISAAATAIGVIIYSISLLFTPVPELVYFSASTFSLTIGLLLFTVLEMAIAVIIAFYNYKSLYHFQNTYTVLHDVIAKHPTHSG is encoded by the exons ATGACATCAGCAGCCTCATCCGAGATGTGGATTCTCAGAAGAGAACTCAAAGCTTTGGGA GCTACACAGATATTGATCGGCATTATCCAGCTTGTCTTTGGAGTCCCTCTGTCCGTATCTCTCATCTATTCAGTCGCGGGAAAATCTGGCGTCTCTTTTTGGACTGGAATTTGG TATATTATTTCAGGATCCTTCACGGTTGAGCTGAAGAGGAAGCAAACTCGGTGCATT ATGAAGGCAGGATTACTCATGAACAGCATCAGCGCTGCGGCAACAGCCATTGGCGTCATAATATATTCCATCTCGCTGCTTTTTACTCCAGTTCCTGAACTTGTATATTTTTCT GCATCAACATTTTCTTTAACAATCGGTCTGCTGCTTTTCActgtgttggagatggccatcgcAGTTATCATTGCTTTCTATAACTACAAGAGCTTATATCATTTTCAGAACACTTACACCGTTCTG CATGACGTCATTGCAAAGCATCCGACTCATTCCGGTTGA